In Kazachstania africana CBS 2517 chromosome 4, complete genome, the following are encoded in one genomic region:
- the KAFR0D03390 gene encoding STE20 family serine/threonine-protein kinase (similar to Saccharomyces cerevisiae STE20 (YHL007C); ancestral locus Anc_2.496), with protein MSDSELFGFDSKICVDIPKSVHDTIQEMETETTAEETSANSHVSSMSNQLDDDTSSFSIGGYASMDPAIQAVISVDKDDQKITANPVKLDDPIQFTRISSSSAISKISSDSSVDGFSNFQPSSDDYNDNNENRTPMYNNTIENSLSIDNTDSTVRNSHLDQHNNTILTITPSTTDSIFNSTELSNSLQQSSSLRYFDSNSSPNNNHASVLIHPLAKSTISHTPAILETGSLSKPFPKILSTSPTKPVSPKHSTPSLPKKHILLSPTKVKAEKKKSGSSFKGAFSSFVQNFKKLDTAPANLDTSFSISTPYNAKHLHHVGVNSKTGEYVGLPEEWKKILISNGISKSEQEQNMQAVVNVFRFYQDVTDQKPGDKVIETYFTKKSSFSIKDEESSHYLHKQFIESTPKLSSNAFIPSRRAPKPPIASQPRSEQKTSQANVSQSSQGIQTSKSNHETSSSQSSPTSSSPTHKNNRTSSNNEVILRERASEEKRKEKELRKRMFMKRIDEICSPEDPTKQYANLTKIGQGASGGVYTANQVKSNELVAIKQMDLEKQPKKELILNEIIVMKESRHNNVVNFINAHLSKGNLWIVMEYMEGGSLTDVVTHCLLSEGQIGAVCRETLEGLKFLHSKGVIHRDIKSDNVLLSMKGDIKLTDFGFCAQINDIDLNRTTMVGTPYWMAPEVVSRKEYGPKVDIWSLGIMIIEMIEGEPPYLNEAPLKALYLIATNGTPKLKEPENLSDVFSNFLDRCLRVEPEERASAIELLADEFVVACAEPTISLAPLVRLSLANKLSEGGSESR; from the coding sequence ATGTCAGACTCTGAACTATTTGGTTTCGACAGTAAAATCTGTGTCGATATTCCTAAAAGTGTTCATGATACTATCCAGGAAATGGAAACAGAAACAACCGCTGAAGAAACGTCTGCTAACTCTCACGTTTCAAGTATGTCGAACCAATTAGATGACGACACAAgctctttttcaattgggGGCTACGCATCGATGGATCCTGCTATTCAAGCCGTCATTTCAGTGGATAAGGATGACCAAAAGATAACAGCAAATCCTGTAAAACTAGACGACCCAATACAATTTACTAGAATTTCATCCTCTTCTGCGATCAGCAAAATCTCTAGTGACTCTTCAGTAGATGgtttttctaattttcaACCATCGAGTGATGACTATAATGACAACAACGAAAATCGCACGCCTATGTACAATAATACGATAGAAAATTCACTTTCAATTGACAATACCGACTCCACTGTTCGAAATTCACATTTAGATCAGCATAATAATACCATTTTAACAATAACGCCTTCCACTACAGACAGCATTTTTAATTCGACCGAATTATCAAACAGTCTACAACAATCTTCATCTCTAAGGTATTTCGATAGCAACAGTTCCccaaataataatcatGCATCCGTTCTAATACACCCTCTCGCAAAGTCGACCATTAGCCACACACCGGCCATTCTTGAGACAGGCTCCTTATCTAAACCATTCCCCAAGATTTTATCTACATCTCCAACAAAACCAGTGTCACCGAAGCATTCTACTCCATCACTACCGAAAAAGCACATATTACTAAGTCCAACAAAGGTGAAggctgaaaagaaaaagagcGGTAGTAGCTTTAAAGGTGCATTCTCTTCCTTCGTacagaatttcaaaaaactaGACACAGCACCAGCCAATTTAGATACGTCTTTCAGCATTTCGACACCATATAATGCCAAACATTTACATCACGTTGGCGTGAATAGCAAAACTGGAGAATATGTGGGGTTGCCTGaagaatggaaaaaaatcCTTATATCCAATGGTATATCGAAAAGTGAACAAGAACAGAACATGCAAGCTGTTGTGAATGTCTTCCGTTTTTATCAGGATGTTACCGATCAGAAGCCTGGCGACAAGGTTATCGAGACCTATTTTACCAAGAAATCATCATTTAGTATAAAAGATGAGGAATCTTCTCACTACCTCCACAAACAATTTATAGAAAGTACCCCCAAACTATCTTCTAATGCCTTCATTCCATCTAGGCGGGCTCCGAAACCACCTATTGCATCTCAGCCAAGGAGTGAACAAAAGACCTCTCAAGCAAACGTATCACAGTCCTCTCAAGGCATACAAACTTCTAAGTCCAATCATGAAACAAGTTCTTCTCAGTCTTCACCCACTAGTTCATCTCCAACCCATAAAAACAATAGAACTAGTAGTAATAATGAGGTAATTTTGAGGGAAAGGGCATCGGAagagaagagaaaagaaaaagaattgagaAAGAGGATGTTTATGAAGAGAATCGATGAAATCTGTTCACCTGAAGATCCTACCAAGCAATATGCTAATCTCACCAAGATTGGGCAAGGTGCATCTGGCGGCGTTTATACGGCAAATCAGGTTAAAAGCAATGAGTTAGTTGCTATAAAGCAGATGGATCTTGAAAAGCAGCCAAAGAAAGAGTTAATTCTCAACGAGATCATCGTTATGAAGGAAAGCCGGCATAATAACGTTGTTAACTTCATCAATGCACATCTTTCAAAAGGAAATCTTTGGATTGTCATGGAGTATATGGAGGGTGGTTCTTTGACTGATGTTGTAACACATTGCCTTTTAAGTGAAGGTCAAATAGGTGCAGTTTGTAGGGAAACTTTGGAAGGtctgaaatttttgcaTTCTAAAGGTGTCATTCATAGAGATATTAAATCTGACAATGTGCTACTATCAATGAAAGGGGACATAAAACTAACCGATTTTGGATTTTGTGCACAgattaatgatattgacTTGAACAGGACAACCATGGTCGGTACACCATACTGGATGGCACCTGAAGttgtttcaagaaaagaatacGGTCCAAAGGTCGATATCTGGTCTCTCGGCATCATGATTATTGAAATGATCGAAGGCGAACCGCCATATTTGAACGAGGCGCCATTGAAAGCGCTATATTTAATTGCCACCAATGGAACACCAAAATTGAAGGAGCCAGAAAACCTCAGCGATGTCTTTAGTAACTTCCTGGATAGATGTTTAAGAGTGGAACCAGAAGAGCGTGCATCAGCGATAGAGCTTTTAGCTGATGAATTTGTTGTTGCATGCGCTGAGCCAACCATCTCTCTAGCACCTTTGGTAAGGCTTTCACTTGCAAACAAATTAAGTGAAGGAGGATCGGAGAGTAGATAA
- the MIF2 gene encoding Mif2p (similar to Saccharomyces cerevisiae MIF2 (YKL089W); ancestral locus Anc_2.495), producing the protein MDYMNLGVKSRKTGLRVKNDINKDEFSMERIDDFFNDDNDKDKLDRTPGTATRKWNRSGLSSPHIFSPEVLNSKRSSLLSHSSVRNDPEPFLDDNEAQLDLLQPIFEEDINKEEDEVNSRQTQSYNTTYDLPNKPRNTKNPYTTDYKDDIPDLISDDDTTIDNTYLNTSDNALLEEEISDSYLNDGSTSDEGPSSDSSDNDDNNESELSIVSEDDRTYIPSENEVDEGHNSVAFEEDDISSDGEDYLLAQRNNNAEAIGHDNSGLRRSTRVKVPPLEYWRNEKIVYKRNSDKPVLDIAKIITYEEAPRKKALLSSTTTPSAPRIRRPILSKRQVRIRKVPVKNNSNATILNKINNGGMIEGKWLKDGMLKCDVNIAKDKNTKENELIALAPNVAQMEKTKITKDEKYSIAIAFDKHRDTFASGILKLPIGGNRNSKNSFSTVTTFYVINGVLEVALNGTRFVVIENCSFQIPAFNDYALKNKGNDEVKLFFVQVTVGQSSNSEETRNLTSDPLSELFPTSNVKSFSIDNNTRLSKDLFLPNSSSDS; encoded by the coding sequence ATGGATTACATGAATCTAGGTGTAAAGTCTAGAAAGACTGGACTGCGAgttaaaaatgatataaatAAGGATGAGTTCTCCATGGAAAGAATTGatgactttttcaatgatgataatgataagGACAAATTGGACAGAACTCCCGGGACTGCtacaagaaaatggaaTCGATCAGGATTATCTTCACCTCATATATTCTCACCTGAAGTTCTAAATTCCAAGAGATCGTCTTTACTAAGTCATTCCTCAGTAAGAAATGATCCGGAACCATTTCtcgatgataatgaagcTCAATTGGATCTTCTCCAgccaatttttgaagaagatattaatAAAGAGGAAGACGAGGTCAACTCAAGGCAAACTCAATCTTACAATACAACTTACGATCTGCCAAATAAACCCAGGAATACGAAGAATCCTTACACAACGGACTACAAAGATGATATACCGGACCTAATTTCGGATGATGATACTACTATTGACAACACATACTTAAATACGTCAGATAATGCTCTTCTAGAAGAGGAAATTTCTGATAGTTACCTAAACGATGGTAGTACGAGCGATGAAGGTCCAAGCTCTGATAGTTCCgacaatgatgataataatgaaagtgAGCTCAGTATTGTAAGCGAAGATGATCGAACATACATCCCCTCTGAGAACGAGGTTGACGAAGGGCACAACTCTGTAGCAttcgaagaagatgatatttCGTCTGATGGCGAGGACTATCTTCTTGCTCagagaaataataatgcGGAAGCTATTGGGCACGATAATTCTGGATTGAGAAGATCCACTAGAGTGAAGGTTCCTCCTTTAGAGTACTGgagaaatgaaaagatcGTATATAAAAGAAACTCAGATAAGCCTGTGCTAGATATTGCAAAAATCATAACTTATGAAGAAGCTCCAAGAAAGAAGGCTTTATTGAGTTCCACGACAACCCCTTCCGCTCCTAGAATAAGGAGACCAATATTGAGTAAGAGGCAGGTAAGAATACGCAAAGTACCAGTTAagaataattcaaatgccacaatattaaataaaatcaataatggaGGGATGattgaaggaaaatggTTGAAGGATGGCATGCTTAAATGTGATGTCAACATAGCAAAAGATAAGaatacaaaagaaaatgaattaattGCTTTGGCCCCAAATGTTGCACAAATGGAAAAAACTAAAATTACGAAAGATgagaaatattcaatagCAATTGCCTTCGATAAACATCGAGATACTTTTGCAAGCGGAATCTTAAAATTACCAATCGGTGGCAATAGGAATTCAAAAAACTCGTTCAGCACAGTCACCACTTTTTATGTTATAAATGGTGTGCTAGAAGTTGCATTGAATGGGACGAGGTTTGTTGTAATTGAAAACTGCTCATTTCAAATACCTGCTTTCAACGATTATGctttaaaaaataaaggaaACGATGAAGTaaaacttttctttgtaCAAGTTACAGTAGGTCAGAGTTCGAATTCTGAAGAAACTAGGAACCTTACTAGTGATCCACTGTCAGAGCTATTCCCAACTTCTAATGTGAAATCATTTTCCATAGATAATAACACCAGGTTGTCTAAGGATCTTTTTCTTCCGAACTCCTCGAGTGATTCATGA
- the CUE2 gene encoding Cue2p (similar to Saccharomyces cerevisiae CUE2 (YKL090W); ancestral locus Anc_2.494), which produces MSANRDHELSLLREMFPESSIASLNNALASANNDLELALSILLSESNQDEEEFLHKDPLIELYDILPELQHDVIRKYYTQNNESVPETIDALLNQQNHGENSNKNNAWHTKPKLEEIIHFTNVDDSVARKLFFKNSMNVIATIVYIINNKINVNLVENKTIAKPVQGQKIGGRVQFGHGLAHAAFPASTKPNCQPKPYSNENVKCNFIYNEQAPEVIELNKMLNENLEIREINPHFLKNCLDYYNGNLTKVLDLAILIIDKKATKLTYNQKKLFEDGFQIVEPRKSRRVYNHTNSRLSPVSKNDVQLENKIFETYTLDFHGYLPQQAVSELDKALNIWWDYEMSQRELNSKNLNGTNACCVKSLRVITGRGLHSLNGISKVRQKVQKHIDSLNFVYWEEPSYFIIYGKKISSK; this is translated from the coding sequence ATGAGTGCTAACAGGGACCATGAACTGTCGCTACTGCGAGAAATGTTCCCTGAATCGTCTATTGCTAGTCTCAATAATGCATTAGCCAGTGCCAACAATGATTTAGAATTAGCTTTATCGATTTTGTTGAGTGAATCAAATCAggacgaagaagaatttcTACATAAAGACCCACTAATAGAACTATATGACATACTTCCAGAATTACAACACGATGTTATAAGAAAATACTACActcaaaataatgaaagcGTCCCAGAAACTATTGACGCTTTGTTAAATCAACAGAACCATGGTGAAAATTCCAATAAAAACAATGCTTGGCATACAAAACCgaaattagaagaaataatacATTTTACTAATGTTGATGATTCTGTAGCAAGGAagttatttttcaaaaattcaatgaatgtTATTGCTACTATCGTATACatcatcaataataaaattaacgTAAATTTGGTAGAAAATAAAACGATCGCGAAACCAGTCCAAGGGCAAAAAATAGGTGGAAGAGTACAATTTGGTCATGGTTTGGCACATGCTGCATTTCCTGCAAGTACAAAGCCCAACTGTCAACCGAAACCATATAGTAATGAGAATGTAAAATgcaattttatttacaaCGAACAAGCTCCCGAGGTCATCGAATTAAATAAGATGCTCAATGAGAATCTTGAAATCAGAGAGATTAATCCCCATTTCCTGAAAAACTGCCTGGATTATTATAACGGCAATCTCACTAAAGTTCTGGATTTAGCTATCCtaataattgataaaaaagCAACCAAGCTTACATAtaatcaaaagaaattatttgaagatggCTTCCAGATTGTGGAACCCAGAAAATCAAGACGAGTCTATAATCACACCAATTCACGATTGTCACCAGTTTCCAAAAATGACGTTCAGTTGGAAAACAAGATTTTTGAGACATATACGCTGGATTTCCATGGGTACTTACCACAGCAAGCTGTCTCAGAGTTGGACAAAGCATTAAACATTTGGTGGGATTATGAAATGAGCCAAAGAGAATTAAAttcgaaaaatttgaatggtACTAATGCATGCTGTGTTAAGTCATTGAGAGTCATTACAGGTAGAGGACTTCATTCATTGAACGGTATTTCTAAAGTTAGACAAAAGGTCCAAAAACATATTGATTCGCTGAATTTTGTCTATTGGGAAGAGCCATCGTACTTCATCATTTATGGTAAGAAGATATCATCCAAATAA
- the KAFR0D03420 gene encoding bZIP transcription factor (similar to Saccharomyces cerevisiae YAP3 (YHL009C); ancestral locus Anc_2.493), translating into MEYNDQPDLLAFLQEQEQLRLPTMDFNAHTLSATGGNVTGSSPHSDTSTLIELEKLKNFTDVSTEHINNIITSNNNTGSLLLLSSNDDQPVSKEEELEKKRKQNRMAQKAFRERKEAKIKELQNRLATTQEDNEKLMNEIKVLKEFNLKINFENNKLLLKQKEIQNNTCGMTTDQYDTKFSFPTQDQFFANMLNGTVRDQSNLKSVDYMDSDGNRLLTIPAVWEYLNSLTNYFDIDIPNVMENLKGHEQCNGFGAAYKKSLIDRLVQEALEQF; encoded by the coding sequence ATGGAATACAATGATCAGCCTGATCTCTTAGCATTTTTGCAAGAGCAAGAACAACTACGTCTACCAACTATGGATTTCAATGCTCACACTCTTTCAGCTACAGGAGGTAATGTTACTGGGTCTTCACCTCATTCTGATACGAGTACATTGATAGAGttggaaaaattgaagaattttacTGATGTATCGACTGAGcatatcaataatattattacaagTAATAACAACACTGGAAGTCTTCTATTATTAAGCTCTAATGACGATCAGCCAGTGtctaaagaagaagaattagagaagaagaggaaacAGAATAGAATGGCACAGAAGGCATTTcgtgaaagaaaagaagcaaaGATAAAGGAGTTACAGAACAGATTGGCTACTACTCAAGAGGATAATGAGAAACTAATGAACGAAATTAAAGTTCtaaaagaattcaatttaaagattAACTTCGAGAATAATAAATTGTTGTTGAAACAGAAGGAAATACAAAATAATACCTGTGGCATGACCACTGATCAATATGATACAAAGTTCTCGTTCCCTACTCAGGACCAATTCTTCGCTAATATGTTAAATGGTACTGTCCGCGATCAAtccaatttgaaaagcGTAGACTATATGGACAGCGACGGAAACAGGTTGCTGACTATACCGGCAGTCTGGGAATATCTAAACAGTTTGACTAACTATTTTGATATCGATATTCCTAATGTcatggaaaatttgaaaggtCATGAACAATGCAATGGTTTTGGTGCAGCTTATAAAAAATCACTAATCGATAGATTAGTTCAGGAAGCTCTTgaacaattttaa
- the KAFR0D03430 gene encoding PITH domain-containing protein (ancestral locus Anc_4.71): MSHHCEHEHHDHRHDHTPPATTYATQSLFEVIDTPKIKVLNGIPINGQGANVFIKAQNERADTTRYLQSDTDCQIVIHIPFLSSCKLYSMIIRANNELDDEEFSIPKEIYVYKNFNKVLNFDSVNKTKNDLQLVYPSLQRDKEDIEFHLPKLKFQNTDSITLFIKNNWSQDEDLNCKIFYIEIRGEINNRLKKSNETNGFAATSYESRANPLDHKPLESSNGFINLGM; the protein is encoded by the coding sequence ATGTCTCATCACTGTGAACACGAACATCACGATCATCGTCATGATCACACCCCACCTGCAACAACGTATGCAACACAGTCTCTTTTTGAAGTGATAGATACACCCAAGATCAAGGTGCTGAATGGTATTCCAATCAATGGCCAGGGTGCCAATGTATTCATAAAGGCTCAAAATGAAAGAGCTGACACAACACGTTATCTGCAATCTGATACAGACTGTCAAATCGTCATACATATTCCATTTCTATCATCCTGCAAATTGTATTCCATGATTATAAGAGCAAATAACGAGCTTGATGATGAGGAATTCAGTATTCCCAAAGAAATATACGTTTACAAGAATTTTAACAAggttttaaattttgatagCGTTAATAAGACAAAGAATGATCTTCAATTAGTTTATCCATCTTTACAAAGAGATAAGGAAGACATCGAATTTCATTTACCAAAACTTAAATTCCAAAACACTGATTCAATAACTTTATTCATCAAGAATAACTGGTCACAGGACGAAGATTTGAActgtaaaattttctatattGAAATCAGAGGGGAAATTAATAATCGATTAAAAAAATCCAACGAAACAAATGGATTCGCTGCAACTTCCTATGAAAGTAGAGCCAATCCATTGGACCACAAGCCATTAGAATCCAGTAACGGATTCATCAATCTTGGTATGTGA
- the DID4 gene encoding ESCRT-III subunit protein DID4 (similar to Saccharomyces cerevisiae DID4 (YKL002W); ancestral locus Anc_2.509), producing MSLFEWMFGKPPTLQERLRKNQRALDKTQREIEREKRKLEQQEKRLLTEIKKSVKTNKVSAAKIQSKDLIRTRKNVTKFNNLQTKLNTISLRIQTIKTNEQMNKSVIEANNVLRFMNKSINLPQLQKITMDFERQNDLMNQKQEFINESIDDVMEDEDELENEDEEADEIINKILDEIDIDLSSKLNTTPNHELGLGNEMKESKNSEQLIAESNDDDDQLQARLNSLKKQ from the exons ATGAGTTTATTTGAATGGATGTTTGGTAAACCACCTACACTACAGGAGAGACTAAGGAAA AATCAAAGAGCTTTGGATAAGACCCAGAGAGAGATTGAAAGGgagaaaaggaaattagAGCAGCAGGAAAAGAGACTATTGACAGAAATTAAGAAATCGGTAAAGACGAATAAGGTGAGTGCTGCAAAGATACAGTCTAAGGATTTGATTAGAACAAGAAAGAATGTcacaaaattcaataatttacaaaCAAAACTGAATACAATTTCATTACGTATTCAAACTATAAAGACTAATGAACAAATGAATAAATCAGTCATTGAAGCAAATAATGTGTTGAGATTTAtgaataaatcaattaacTTACCtcaattacaaaagatTACTATGGATTTTGAAAGACAAAATGATTTGATGAATCAAAAGcaagaatttatcaatgaaTCTATCGATGATGTGatggaagatgaagacgaGTTAGAgaatgaagatgaggaagctgatgaaattataaataaaattttggacgaaattgatattgatttaTCCTCAAAATTAAACACTACTCCAAACCATGAATTAGGCTTGGGtaatgaaatgaaagaGTCGAAAAATTCTGAACAATTGATTGCAGAATCaaatgatgacgatgacCAGTTGCAAGCAAGATTAAACAGTTTGAAGAAACAGTAA
- the MET14 gene encoding adenylyl-sulfate kinase (similar to Saccharomyces cerevisiae MET14 (YKL001C); ancestral locus Anc_2.510), whose protein sequence is MATNITWHPNLTYDERKNLRKQEGCTIWLTGLSASGKSTIACALEQLLLEKGIGAYRLDGDNIRFGLNKDLGFSAEDRNENIRRVSEVSKLFADSCMISITSFISPYIEDRSRARELHAKDGLKFIEVFVDVPIEVAEQRDPKGLYKKAREGAIKEFTGISAPYEAPEAPELHLRTDLKTVEECTLIIYEYLLREKII, encoded by the coding sequence ATGGCCACTAATATTACATGGCATCCAAATTTAACTTACGATGAACGTAAAAATCTAAGAAAACAAGAAGGCTGTACAATCTGGCTAACTGGGCTAAGTGCCTCAGGTAAGAGTACAATCGCTTGTGCATTGGAACAATTACTTTTAGAAAAGGGAATTGGTGCCTACAGATTGGATGGTGATAATATAAGGTTCGGATTGAATAAAGATTTAGGGTTCAGTGCTGAAGATcgtaatgaaaatattagaagAGTCAGTGAAGTCTCTAAACTTTTTGCCGATTCTTGTATGATTTCAATCACATCATTCATTTCACCATACATTGAAGATAGAAGCAGGGCTAGAGAATTACATGCCAAAGATGgattgaaatttattgagGTCTTCGTTGATGTGCCAATTGAAGTGGCAGAACAGAGAGATCCAAAAGGGTTGTATAAGAAGGCAAGAGAAGGTGCCATAAAAGAGTTTACAGGTATCTCTGCGCCTTATGAAGCACCTGAAGCACCTGAATTACATTTGAGAacagatttgaaaactgTTGAAGAATGTACATTGATTATTtatgaatatttattgagagaaaagattatttga
- the VPS1 gene encoding dynamin-like GTPase VPS1 (similar to Saccharomyces cerevisiae VPS1 (YKR001C); ancestral locus Anc_2.511), which yields MDEHLIATINKLQDALAPLGGGSQSPIDLPQITVVGSQSSGKSSVLENIVGRDFLPRGTGIVTRRPLVLQLINRRRKKDDSNKSNLTDELLDLNIDDKKKEDGKSQSEDNAEEWGEFLHLPGKKIYNFNEIRQEIVKETEKVTGVNAGISPVPINLRIYSPYVLTLTLVDLPGLTKVPVGDQPPDIEKQIKDMLLKYISKPNAIILSVNAANTDLANSDGLKLAREVDPEGTRTIGVLTKVDLMDQGTDVIDILAGRVIPLRYGYIPVINRGQKDIEKNKTIRDALRDEKKFFEEHPSYSSKAHYCGTPYLAKKLNSILLHHIRQTLPDIKAKIEATLKKYQQELYNLGPETMDSSNSIVLSMITDFSNEYGGILDGEAKELSSQELSGGARVSFVFHEVFKNGIDSLDPFDQIKDSDIRTIMYNSSGAAPSLFVGTEAFEVLVKQQIKRFEEPSLRLVNLIFDELVRMLKQIITQPKYSRYPALREAISNEFIEFLKESIIPTNQFVTDIIDSEQTYINTAHPDLLKGSQAMAMVQEKLHPQPQVMLDPKTGKPLPSKQPQPVSATASMEEKSGFFGGFFTSKNKKKLAALESPPTILKATGQMTERETMETEVIKLLINSYFTIVKRTIADIIPKALMLKLIIRSRNDIQKRLLEKLYNTKDIEELTRENDITIQRRKECQKMVEILRHASDIVSSV from the coding sequence ATGGATGAACATTTGATTGCTACCATCAATAAATTGCAAGACGCTTTGGCACCTTTGGGAGGAGGCTCGCAATCGCCTATTGATTTGCCACAAATAACAGTCGTGGGTTCACAATCTTCTGGTAAGTCTTCTGTCTTAGAAAATATCGTCGGAAGAGACTTCTTACCAAGAGGTACTGGTATTGTCACTAGAAGACCTTTGGTATTACAATTAATCAACAGAAGGAGAAAAAAGGACGATAGTAACAAGTCAAATCTTACAGATGAATTATTGGATTTAAATATCGATGATaagaaaaaggaagatGGTAAATCACAAAGTGAAGATAACGCTGAAGAATGGGGGGAATTTTTACATTTACCAggtaagaaaatttataattttaatgaaattagacaagaaattgttaaagaaactgaaaaagTCACAGGTGTTAATGCTGGTATCTCCCCGGTTCCAATTAATCTAAGAATCTATTCTCCTTACGTCTTAACGTTAACTTTAGTCGATTTACCAGGTTTAACAAAAGTTCCCGTAGGTGATCAACCTcctgatattgaaaaacaaattaaagatatgcttttaaaatatatctCAAAGCCAAATGCAATTATTCTGTCTGTCAATGCAGCAAATACTGACTTGGCAAACAGTGATGGTCTAAAATTAGCAAGAGAAGTGGATCCTGAAGGTACAAGAACCATTGGTGTCTTAACTAAAGTCGATCTTATGGATCAAGGTACAGATGTCATTGATATCTTAGCAGGTAGAGTAATTCCATTAAGATATGGTTACATCCCAGTGATTAATAGAGGtcaaaaagatattgaaaaaaataaaaccaTTAGAGATGCTTTaagagatgaaaaaaaattctttgaagaaCATCCATCTTACAGTTCAAAAGCACATTATTGCGGTACACCATATTTAgccaaaaaattaaattcaattcttttacACCATATCAGACAGACTTTACCAGATATTAAAGCCAAAATTGAAgcaactttgaaaaaatatcaacaaGAATTGTATAATTTAGGCCCAGAAACAATggattcttcaaattcaattgtatTAAGTATGATTACTGATTTCTCTAATGAATACGGTGGTATTCTCGATGGTGAGGCTAAAGAATTATCAAGTCAAGAACTTTCTGGTGGTGCAAGAGTTTCATTTGTCTTCCACGAAGTCTTCAAGAATGGTATCGATTCATTAGATCCATTCGATCAAATTAAAGATTCTGATATTAGAACAATTATGTATAATAGTTCAGGTGCTGCCCCATCATTATTTGTTGGCACAGAAGCTTTTGAAGTATTAGTTAAACAAcaaattaaaagatttgaagaacCTTCATTACGTTTAGTCAATTTAatctttgatgaattagTACGTATGTTAAAACAAATCATTACTCaaccaaaatattcaaGGTATCCAGCATTAAGAGAagcaatttcaaatgaatttatcgAATTCTTAAAAGAATCAATCATTCCAACAAATCAATTCGTTACAGATATAATCGATTCCGAACAAACTTATATTAATACTGCACACCCTGATTTACTGAAAGGTTCTCAAGCAATGGCAATggttcaagaaaaattacatcCACAACCACAAGTGATGCTTGACCCAAAGACAGGTAAACCGTTACCAAGTAAACAACCACAACCTGTTTCTGCTACAGCTTCCATGGAAGAAAAATCGGGTTTCTTTGGTGGATTCTTTACAagtaaaaataagaagaaattggCCGCTTTAGAATCACCACCAACTATCTTAAAGGCTACGGGACAAATGACTGAAAGAGAAACTATGGAAACTGAGGTAATCAAACTCTTAATCAATAGTTACTTCACCATCGTTAAGAGAACCATTGCTGATATTATACCTAAGGCGTTGATGCTGAAGTTAATCATTAGAAGTAGAAATGATATCCAAAAGAGATTGTTAGAAAAGTTATACAATACAAAGGACATCGAAGAATTAACTAGAGAGAATGATATTAccattcaaagaagaaaagaatgtCAGAAAATGGTCGAAATCTTGAGGCATGCAAGTGACATTGTTTCAAGCGTTTGA